The Nitrospira tepida genome includes a window with the following:
- a CDS encoding DUF3971 domain-containing protein, whose translation MERNRRPPLGIPRWFLILACFILLGPAVQALLNLAPVRGALAQLLAGETGLEAGDLHIRLVPRPRAQLLDVVMRDPVRQEPVFRAQRVEVVLALRPLLRREFSLAKVLVVDPRLTIRRDSGGRWHLPFEGQADAVPEPDQKLEDRLADLPPVVECRGGEILLVVEREGRAPDSLQMTEIHFSSVRSAVLQRIELFLGGRIESGGAVSTLSVTGAITSLDQAKTVLPSQDIPQATRLSFTGRVEVHGMATREWSRWLGAGSTRQDLDGVTDLTSHVTLAPGTGGYDLSLSYLELRLDWLTVQGHGGIQGLGTESPRYTATLSSSPFSFETLVQHVPALWVDPEVRAMLARHEGAGLFEVVKASVSGRVGEAQADEWKGIVKLSQGHVVLGTDRIPARDLSGTIFFDSHTIQFMEVKGAYGPIRISNGTLKLSHAQVAPTLDLEVTGEVQAGDLLRLMRQTGESEVQRVLRERIDDAAGPLRLSVRLAGGLTPEPKVALVRAEISGHGVEVRTTELPQAIEQIDAHVIVTPRAAEVRQFNGVVGPLRFETKGAVELEPLSRLHDISVRLEGKGEELLPFVGVDPSAYTGFVLKGPLRAMVTIQGLWSAPRFKGMVELDQATLAVAPVIDKPVGVETTVKFAGSFSGRDGLTFSRLDVRLPFVRLDGRAKIGLKPPHRFNAHLAAGPVSVARLESGFSAGSLKEGVLKVSVDAKGRWPDWASSRFYGWVELRNGVIQDERMKDALQDVGLRMQLAGQEINIERLAFRIRESDLRVRGYIKRWMREPDMVLTIESSKLDLWRLLSQTDKADGGEAEAGEPLLDRLRRWVQAGHADVGLIISQARYRQLLVEKVSGHLRMGEGRIEIDRVSGDTKEGTIAGDALLDLRASKADLTGMFRIDGVPVQRVVSLFEPEEEILRGLLSVTGKMQGTFQEGTRFLGTLRSLDPVVVRIERGQIVHGRVLPKVLKILNVPALLKGKIDLDHDGIPFEHIAATVSINDGVLASEDIRFDSPIVKVSGAGTHNLMTDQLDLALAVSPLGAYSDTIASIPLFGKLFAGDRPGVTTALFDVKGPWSDPDVRYLPVESLAKGLTGYPRLAIDVLTNLLTLPQTLTSPDSP comes from the coding sequence ATGGAGCGCAACCGCCGTCCTCCCCTCGGCATCCCCCGCTGGTTTCTCATTCTTGCTTGCTTCATTCTTCTTGGCCCTGCGGTTCAGGCCTTGTTGAATCTCGCGCCGGTGCGAGGGGCGCTTGCGCAACTGTTGGCGGGCGAGACCGGACTCGAAGCCGGAGACCTGCATATCCGCCTCGTCCCGCGCCCAAGGGCGCAACTGCTTGATGTCGTCATGCGCGATCCGGTTCGGCAGGAGCCGGTCTTCCGCGCGCAACGCGTAGAGGTGGTGTTGGCGCTCCGCCCCTTGCTGCGGAGGGAATTCTCGTTGGCCAAGGTGCTGGTGGTGGACCCGCGCCTGACGATACGTCGGGATTCCGGCGGACGCTGGCACCTTCCGTTCGAGGGCCAAGCCGATGCCGTTCCGGAGCCGGATCAGAAACTGGAAGACCGTCTCGCGGACCTGCCACCGGTCGTAGAATGCCGCGGGGGCGAGATCCTGCTGGTCGTGGAGCGGGAAGGACGGGCTCCTGATTCGCTTCAGATGACGGAGATTCATTTCTCGTCCGTGAGGTCCGCCGTACTGCAGCGCATCGAGCTTTTCTTGGGCGGGCGGATCGAGTCGGGCGGAGCTGTTTCGACCTTGAGCGTGACCGGAGCGATCACGAGTCTTGATCAAGCGAAGACCGTGCTTCCCAGCCAAGACATCCCTCAAGCAACTCGGCTGTCTTTTACGGGAAGGGTCGAGGTTCACGGGATGGCGACCAGGGAGTGGAGCCGATGGCTGGGAGCGGGTTCAACGCGTCAAGACCTTGATGGAGTGACGGATCTGACCTCCCATGTCACCCTCGCCCCGGGGACAGGCGGCTATGACCTCAGCCTCTCTTATCTCGAATTGCGGCTGGATTGGTTAACCGTCCAAGGGCATGGGGGGATTCAAGGACTTGGGACCGAGAGTCCGCGCTACACGGCGACGCTCTCCTCTTCACCGTTCAGTTTTGAAACCCTTGTCCAGCATGTTCCCGCCCTCTGGGTCGATCCGGAGGTCAGGGCGATGTTGGCCCGCCACGAGGGGGCCGGACTGTTCGAGGTGGTGAAGGCCAGCGTGAGCGGGCGGGTCGGCGAAGCTCAGGCGGATGAGTGGAAAGGGATCGTGAAATTGTCTCAGGGGCATGTCGTGCTCGGAACGGACCGCATCCCGGCTCGGGATCTGTCCGGCACGATCTTTTTTGATTCCCACACCATTCAATTCATGGAGGTAAAGGGCGCCTACGGGCCGATCCGAATCTCCAACGGCACATTGAAATTGTCCCATGCACAGGTGGCGCCGACGTTGGATCTGGAGGTGACAGGTGAGGTTCAGGCCGGCGATCTTCTCCGGCTCATGCGGCAAACGGGCGAATCTGAGGTGCAACGGGTGCTGCGGGAGAGGATTGACGATGCGGCGGGACCGCTCCGGCTGTCGGTTCGTCTGGCGGGAGGGCTCACGCCGGAGCCCAAGGTGGCGCTAGTGAGGGCCGAGATTTCCGGGCATGGGGTCGAAGTTCGAACCACCGAGTTACCGCAGGCGATCGAGCAGATCGATGCTCATGTGATTGTGACGCCGCGTGCCGCCGAAGTGCGGCAATTCAACGGCGTGGTCGGGCCGCTCCGCTTCGAGACAAAGGGTGCGGTGGAATTGGAGCCACTCTCAAGGCTGCATGATATCTCGGTTCGTTTGGAGGGGAAGGGTGAGGAACTCCTCCCGTTTGTCGGCGTCGACCCGTCGGCCTATACGGGATTTGTCTTGAAGGGACCTCTCCGCGCGATGGTGACCATCCAGGGTCTTTGGTCGGCTCCTCGATTCAAGGGAATGGTCGAATTAGATCAGGCGACATTGGCCGTAGCTCCCGTGATTGACAAACCAGTCGGCGTCGAGACCACCGTCAAATTTGCGGGGAGCTTCTCAGGCCGGGACGGACTCACGTTCTCCCGGCTCGATGTCCGGTTGCCGTTCGTGCGTTTGGATGGGAGGGCCAAGATCGGTTTGAAGCCTCCCCATCGGTTCAACGCTCATCTGGCGGCGGGGCCGGTCTCGGTTGCGAGGCTGGAGAGCGGGTTTTCGGCCGGTTCCCTCAAGGAAGGGGTGTTAAAGGTGTCGGTGGATGCCAAGGGGCGGTGGCCGGATTGGGCCTCGTCCCGCTTCTACGGGTGGGTGGAGCTGAGAAACGGCGTGATCCAGGACGAACGGATGAAGGATGCGCTCCAGGATGTCGGGCTGCGGATGCAATTGGCGGGACAGGAAATCAACATCGAGCGGCTGGCCTTCAGAATCCGCGAAAGCGACCTGCGGGTGAGGGGGTACATCAAGCGTTGGATGCGCGAACCCGATATGGTGCTCACGATCGAGTCGTCGAAGCTGGATCTCTGGCGGCTGCTGTCGCAAACGGACAAGGCCGATGGAGGGGAGGCCGAAGCAGGCGAGCCGCTGCTCGATCGCTTGCGCCGGTGGGTACAGGCCGGTCATGCCGACGTGGGCCTGATCATCTCGCAGGCTCGGTATCGGCAACTCCTGGTCGAGAAGGTCAGCGGGCACCTGCGGATGGGCGAGGGGCGGATCGAGATCGACCGCGTAAGCGGCGACACGAAGGAAGGGACGATCGCGGGGGATGCCTTGCTGGACTTGCGTGCCTCTAAGGCGGATCTCACGGGAATGTTCCGGATCGACGGGGTGCCGGTTCAGCGTGTCGTCTCGCTGTTCGAGCCGGAAGAGGAGATCCTGAGAGGCCTGCTATCGGTGACGGGAAAAATGCAAGGCACGTTCCAGGAAGGAACTCGCTTCCTCGGCACCCTGCGCAGTCTCGATCCGGTGGTGGTGCGGATCGAGCGCGGACAGATCGTGCATGGCAGGGTCCTGCCGAAGGTCCTCAAGATCCTCAATGTGCCGGCGCTGTTGAAGGGGAAAATCGATCTTGACCACGACGGCATCCCATTCGAACATATCGCGGCGACGGTGTCGATCAACGACGGGGTGCTGGCCTCCGAGGACATTCGGTTCGACAGCCCGATCGTCAAGGTCAGCGGTGCCGGGACTCACAATCTGATGACCGATCAACTCGATCTGGCCCTGGCCGTGAGTCCCTTGGGAGCCTATTCCGACACCATCGCCAGCATTCCCCTGTTCGGCAAGCTGTTCGCGGGTGATCGCCCCGGCGTGACGACGGCGCTCTTCGACGTCAAGGGGCCGTGGAGCGATCCTGATGTCCGTTATCTTCCCGTCGAATCCCTTGCCAAGGGCCTGACCGGCTATCCTCGGCTGGCCATCGACGTGCTGACCAATCTGCTGACGCTCCCCCAGACACTCACCAGTCCCGATTCTCCCTGA
- a CDS encoding response regulator transcription factor has product MTIRVLLADDHAVLRAGLAMLLNAQSDMEVAGEAGNGAEAVRSVQTTAPDLVVMDLSMGEHSGLEAISKVRSSSVGTKVLVLSMHTDASYVRMALAAGASGYVAKSVADTELLTAIRAVAQGRTFVDLAFEAQAVRSEVMEEYRQESESRPADPIRRLSGREREVLSRVAQGFTNSQIAESLGISVKSIETYRARVLEKLGLRTRAELVRFALGSGLLTSERGVHGA; this is encoded by the coding sequence ATGACCATTCGGGTATTGCTGGCGGATGACCATGCCGTGTTGCGGGCCGGCCTCGCGATGCTGTTGAACGCCCAGTCGGATATGGAAGTCGCGGGGGAAGCCGGGAACGGCGCCGAGGCCGTCCGCAGCGTTCAAACAACGGCCCCCGATCTTGTGGTGATGGACCTGTCGATGGGGGAACATTCGGGACTCGAGGCGATTTCCAAGGTCCGCAGTTCCAGCGTGGGAACTAAAGTGCTCGTGCTGAGCATGCACACCGACGCCTCGTACGTCCGCATGGCGCTGGCGGCCGGTGCCTCCGGGTATGTGGCGAAAAGCGTGGCTGATACGGAACTGTTGACCGCGATTCGGGCAGTTGCGCAGGGGCGGACCTTTGTCGATCTGGCTTTTGAAGCCCAAGCCGTGCGAAGTGAGGTGATGGAGGAGTATCGCCAGGAGTCGGAGTCCCGGCCGGCCGATCCCATACGCCGGCTCAGCGGACGGGAGCGCGAGGTATTAAGCCGCGTGGCACAGGGGTTTACCAATAGCCAGATCGCCGAATCGTTGGGGATCAGCGTCAAATCGATCGAGACCTATCGGGCGCGAGTGCTGGAGAAGCTGGGCCTACGGACCCGCGCCGAACTGGTCCGATTTGCACTGGGGTCGGGTCTGCTGACATCGGAACGAGGCGTTCATGGCGCGTAA
- a CDS encoding serine/threonine-protein kinase has product MSTTHGTVSWGWVGFCAIAGAVSLIGGSVLSRHPLLHDLRIGQSDFTAGASSLLLGNTLVVFWTFLLARHIVGTRPDDGRGGTWARTIVPPAVLLGGFLLAAPSIRRAIGTAAGAQAHVPLLFVFSGVLVGSGLWFTLAWLSRLDSLHHLLGDRFQGTSMPNADQQEEEAPSVTEQAGEERTQILSHARRSPAPAPPLSRSGAGLIGLSLGRYRVLKEIGRGSMGTVYLGKDPTIQRFVAIKTVRLDGAEDAEEADAVKARFFREAESTGRLSHPNIVTIYDAGEQDGLGFIAMEYLEGTTLRPYGRAQNQLPLAAVLDTVATVADALDYAHRQGVVHRDIKPANIMLTSDSRVKVMDFGIATVTNSIKTRSMAVLGTPSYISPEQVAGRKADGRADIFSLGVVLFELLAGRRPFEADDVTTLLYRIAREPHRRLADDRPSLPSELYRIVDCALQKDPAHRFAKAGDLSRSLRDCLRAMAA; this is encoded by the coding sequence ATGTCAACGACTCACGGCACAGTGTCCTGGGGCTGGGTCGGCTTCTGCGCGATAGCCGGCGCGGTGTCACTGATCGGCGGCTCCGTTCTCAGCCGCCACCCGCTGCTGCATGACCTGCGGATCGGCCAGTCCGACTTTACGGCCGGAGCCTCAAGCCTGCTGCTCGGCAACACCCTAGTTGTCTTCTGGACCTTCCTGCTTGCCCGCCACATCGTCGGCACTCGTCCGGACGATGGACGAGGAGGGACATGGGCGCGGACGATCGTGCCGCCCGCCGTCTTGCTGGGAGGATTCCTGCTGGCCGCACCGTCCATCCGTCGTGCGATCGGAACGGCTGCCGGCGCACAGGCCCATGTCCCTCTCCTGTTCGTGTTTAGCGGGGTCCTGGTCGGTAGTGGGCTGTGGTTCACCCTGGCCTGGCTCAGCCGCCTCGATTCCCTCCACCACCTCCTTGGAGATCGCTTCCAAGGCACCAGCATGCCGAATGCGGACCAACAGGAAGAGGAAGCACCCTCGGTCACGGAACAGGCAGGCGAAGAGAGGACGCAGATCTTGTCCCATGCCCGCCGGTCCCCTGCACCGGCTCCACCCCTGTCCCGCTCCGGCGCCGGTCTCATCGGATTGTCGCTGGGGCGCTACCGGGTGCTGAAGGAAATCGGCCGAGGATCGATGGGGACGGTCTACCTTGGCAAGGACCCCACCATTCAGAGATTCGTGGCCATCAAGACCGTGCGGCTGGATGGGGCGGAAGATGCGGAGGAGGCCGATGCCGTGAAGGCCCGGTTTTTTCGCGAAGCCGAATCCACCGGCCGGCTGTCCCATCCGAATATCGTGACGATTTACGACGCCGGCGAGCAGGACGGTCTGGGGTTCATCGCGATGGAATATCTGGAAGGGACAACCTTGCGGCCCTACGGCCGTGCTCAAAACCAGTTGCCGCTCGCCGCCGTGCTGGACACCGTGGCCACCGTGGCCGACGCGCTCGACTATGCCCACCGTCAAGGCGTGGTGCACCGCGACATCAAGCCCGCCAATATCATGCTGACTTCCGACAGCCGTGTGAAGGTCATGGATTTCGGGATCGCCACGGTGACGAATTCGATCAAGACCCGTTCCATGGCCGTCCTGGGCACCCCCTCCTACATATCCCCGGAACAGGTGGCCGGCCGAAAAGCCGACGGCCGCGCCGACATTTTCTCGTTGGGAGTGGTGCTGTTCGAGTTGCTGGCGGGACGCAGGCCCTTCGAAGCCGACGACGTGACGACGTTGCTCTATCGGATTGCGCGCGAACCGCACCGGCGTCTGGCCGACGACCGGCCCTCGCTGCCGTCCGAACTGTACCGTATCGTGGATTGCGCGCTCCAGAAAGACCCGGCCCATCGCTTCGCGAAGGCCGGCGACCTGAGCCGATCATTGCGCGACTGCCTGCGCGCCATGGCAGCCTGA
- a CDS encoding PHP domain-containing protein encodes MSDRARRIDLHLHTTHSDGSLPPAAVLALAHEANVTALAITDHDITSGLPEAMKAGADYGIEVIPGIEISSRYLDTELHILGYFLDWRDPLLNERLIRLRAGRHQRNPQIIRKLQELGLAITYDEVQQLAGTESVGRPHIARVLMAKGYVSSAKEAFDRYLANGGPAFVPRDLPDPTTAIQWIREAQGVPVLAHPTWVPATGAALVSLCEELKEAGLGGIEAHYSTHKPKQTAEYLQLAQRLDLLVTGGSDFHGLTKPDIDVGTGRGDLKVPEKLLEPLRRAAEVAG; translated from the coding sequence ATGAGCGACCGGGCCCGCCGCATCGATCTCCATCTGCACACGACCCATTCGGACGGCAGCCTGCCGCCGGCCGCCGTGCTGGCCCTGGCCCACGAGGCCAATGTCACCGCGCTCGCGATCACCGACCATGACATTACGTCCGGCCTGCCCGAGGCGATGAAGGCGGGAGCCGACTACGGCATCGAAGTCATCCCCGGCATCGAAATCAGCTCCCGCTATCTCGACACGGAACTGCACATTCTGGGGTACTTCCTCGACTGGCGGGACCCGCTGTTGAACGAGCGGCTGATCCGCCTGCGCGCGGGCCGCCACCAACGGAATCCTCAGATCATCCGGAAATTGCAGGAACTCGGGCTGGCCATTACCTATGACGAGGTGCAGCAACTCGCCGGGACGGAATCGGTCGGGCGCCCGCACATTGCGCGGGTGTTGATGGCGAAGGGCTATGTCTCCTCGGCCAAGGAAGCCTTCGACCGCTACCTCGCGAACGGCGGACCGGCGTTCGTGCCCCGCGATCTGCCTGACCCCACAACGGCGATCCAATGGATTCGCGAAGCCCAAGGGGTCCCGGTCCTGGCCCATCCCACCTGGGTGCCCGCGACCGGCGCGGCGCTGGTCTCTTTATGCGAGGAGCTGAAGGAAGCGGGCCTTGGCGGGATCGAAGCCCACTACAGCACGCATAAGCCCAAGCAGACCGCCGAATATCTGCAACTCGCGCAACGCCTGGATCTATTGGTGACCGGCGGGAGCGATTTTCACGGGCTCACGAAACCGGACATCGATGTCGGCACGGGCCGAGGGGATCTCAAGGTGCCGGAGAAGCTGTTGGAGCCGCTGAGGCGCGCGGCCGAGGTGGCGGGCTGA
- a CDS encoding P-loop NTPase — MPIMISVASGKGGVGKSVIAANLSLLLAKKGKQVVLADLDVGGADAHVLFGLFHPAATLTDFLNKHVARLDEVAQPVTIHPALKLIAGTGDTLATANMPYARKKRLIRHFQDLQADVVVIDIGAGTGFHALDFFLMADLHLAVATPDPTSVLDLYRFIKLAAIRRVLSHFLARDPMAEALSERDFNSVQEVLDAAGQTDEAGRVAAEAALSTFRPGLIINRTVRHTHVNILHLRKLLRDYVGGDLTLIGEIPEDQAMERAVRGYLPVAEAFPQSPAARALERITENLLPLLASQPVLQPVPQVA, encoded by the coding sequence ATGCCGATCATGATCTCCGTTGCCTCGGGTAAAGGCGGGGTTGGAAAGAGCGTCATTGCCGCCAATCTCTCCCTGTTGCTGGCCAAGAAGGGGAAGCAGGTGGTGTTGGCCGACCTGGACGTGGGGGGCGCCGATGCGCATGTCTTGTTCGGGCTCTTTCACCCTGCCGCGACACTGACGGATTTTCTGAACAAGCACGTCGCACGATTGGACGAGGTGGCCCAACCGGTGACGATCCATCCGGCCCTGAAACTGATCGCCGGAACCGGCGACACGCTGGCCACGGCGAACATGCCCTATGCGCGCAAGAAGCGATTGATCCGCCACTTTCAGGATCTTCAGGCCGACGTGGTCGTGATCGACATCGGAGCGGGAACCGGCTTTCACGCCCTCGACTTCTTCCTGATGGCCGACCTCCATCTGGCGGTGGCCACGCCGGACCCCACCTCGGTGTTGGACCTCTACCGGTTCATCAAGCTCGCCGCGATCCGCCGGGTGCTGTCTCACTTTCTGGCCCGCGATCCGATGGCGGAGGCGTTGTCCGAGCGGGACTTCAACAGCGTGCAGGAGGTGCTGGACGCGGCCGGCCAGACCGACGAAGCCGGGCGGGTCGCCGCGGAAGCGGCCTTGTCCACCTTTCGGCCCGGCTTGATCATCAACCGCACCGTTCGCCACACCCACGTCAACATCCTGCATCTGCGCAAGCTCCTTCGCGACTACGTCGGCGGGGACTTGACCTTGATTGGAGAGATTCCCGAAGACCAGGCCATGGAGCGGGCCGTCCGCGGCTATCTCCCGGTCGCGGAAGCCTTTCCACAGTCCCCCGCCGCCAGGGCGCTCGAACGGATCACCGAGAACCTGCTGCCCCTTCTGGCATCCCAACCGGTCCTCCAGCCTGTTCCTCAAGTTGCGTAA
- a CDS encoding DUF3332 family protein, whose protein sequence is MKLFGPHRSIVSGMVLAALLATTSACYGPFNLTRSVYKWNGNVKGSGEVNEKWMKEIIFLALVIIPVYQLSTLADAFIFNSVEFWTGQNPVKVSQSSPSNGTKTVRVGDLRTEVVLVSDGPSKRVEYRRDGLVVKTGRVIEEGGRLKLVDQNGQELFSAEVSREGQVMILDGDCRPVETLSPEQVKVLGQQAEKL, encoded by the coding sequence ATGAAACTGTTTGGTCCGCATCGCTCGATTGTCTCGGGAATGGTCCTGGCCGCTTTGCTGGCGACGACCAGCGCCTGTTACGGCCCCTTCAACCTGACGCGCAGCGTCTATAAATGGAACGGCAACGTCAAGGGGAGCGGGGAGGTCAACGAGAAATGGATGAAGGAGATCATCTTCCTCGCGCTGGTCATCATTCCGGTCTACCAACTCTCCACCTTGGCTGACGCGTTCATTTTCAATTCCGTCGAATTCTGGACCGGCCAGAATCCGGTGAAAGTCAGCCAGTCGTCACCGTCCAACGGCACGAAGACGGTCCGGGTCGGCGATCTGCGAACGGAAGTGGTGTTGGTCTCGGACGGGCCGTCGAAACGGGTCGAATACCGGCGGGATGGGCTGGTCGTCAAAACCGGCAGGGTGATCGAGGAGGGCGGACGTCTGAAGCTGGTCGATCAAAACGGACAGGAACTCTTTTCCGCCGAGGTCTCGCGCGAGGGACAGGTGATGATCCTGGACGGTGATTGCCGGCCAGTCGAAACGCTCTCTCCGGAACAGGTGAAGGTGCTTGGCCAACAGGCAGAGAAATTGTAA
- a CDS encoding PAS domain-containing sensor histidine kinase, with the protein MIDRGFATDHVERRSGRGVTDDLQHTSLLRRWAEAFWHEWEQTAQAGRALEGLLIALVLAIFALDVELPRGAAPEFLYSGAIYFSLWSRRRGFPVLMTCGCTIFTVLGAGLSAPGTLLWVDLANRFFATVVMWITLELGVTRREAHQALQQSHAELESMVRQRTAELSHAIEALQAELAQRTEAERLLAESREEYRMLFEHAPYPMWVVDLETLQFLDVNETAVRHYGYSREEFLAMTIKDIRPPEDIPRLLQALQTVKDTPRAEGVWRHRKKDGSLIDVELGLYSLDYAGRRARLTVVNDVTESKRLLDRLTESEERFRKVFDEAPIGMGIVGTDGRFLRVNGALCSMVGYAESELTVKTFSEITHPDDLEHDLRLAQEVFEGIRRSYQIEKRYLTKSGGVVWGHLTVAVLREGNGKPGYALGMIKNISERKRAEAIRTRLLNKIMVVQEEERRHVARELHDGIGQILTGLAVGLRSLEDGTRPELLVPQARRLRQVATDAVEEVRRIARGLRPSVLDDLGLEEALRQYVWDYIRSYGIEADVQFMGEKHSRLPNVVETALYRIIQEAMTNAAKHAAARHVSVVLHRGDSVVTTIIEDDGCGFEGEGTVSGGPSGLGIPGMRERASLLNGTVEIESSPGKGTTIYVWIPVKEGAP; encoded by the coding sequence ATGATAGATCGGGGTTTCGCTACGGATCACGTGGAGCGCCGTAGCGGACGGGGCGTGACCGACGACCTTCAGCACACCTCGCTCCTGCGCCGCTGGGCCGAGGCCTTTTGGCATGAGTGGGAACAGACTGCGCAGGCCGGCCGCGCGCTTGAAGGTTTGCTGATCGCGTTGGTGCTGGCGATCTTTGCGCTGGATGTGGAATTGCCGAGAGGGGCGGCCCCGGAATTCCTCTACAGCGGTGCCATCTATTTCTCCCTCTGGTCCCGCAGGCGTGGATTTCCGGTCCTCATGACCTGCGGCTGCACGATCTTCACCGTCTTGGGGGCGGGCCTGTCCGCCCCTGGCACGCTGCTGTGGGTTGATCTGGCCAACCGGTTTTTTGCCACGGTCGTGATGTGGATCACGTTGGAACTCGGGGTGACCAGGCGCGAAGCCCATCAGGCGCTGCAACAGTCTCATGCCGAGTTGGAATCCATGGTCCGGCAGCGCACGGCCGAACTGTCCCATGCCATCGAGGCGCTCCAGGCCGAATTGGCACAGCGGACTGAAGCGGAGCGGTTGTTGGCCGAGAGCCGGGAAGAATACCGTATGCTCTTTGAACATGCGCCCTATCCGATGTGGGTTGTGGACCTGGAGACCCTTCAGTTCCTGGACGTGAATGAGACCGCCGTCCGCCACTACGGGTACTCGCGGGAGGAGTTCCTGGCCATGACGATCAAGGATATCCGCCCTCCCGAGGATATTCCCCGATTGTTGCAGGCCTTACAGACTGTGAAGGATACTCCCCGCGCGGAAGGCGTTTGGCGCCACCGCAAGAAGGATGGGTCGTTGATTGACGTCGAGCTGGGTCTCTATTCGCTCGACTATGCGGGGCGGCGAGCCAGGTTGACCGTGGTCAACGATGTCACGGAATCGAAGCGCCTGCTGGATCGCCTCACGGAAAGCGAGGAACGGTTCCGGAAGGTGTTCGACGAGGCCCCGATCGGGATGGGTATTGTGGGAACGGACGGACGCTTTCTGAGAGTCAATGGGGCCTTGTGCAGCATGGTCGGATACGCCGAATCCGAGCTGACGGTGAAAACCTTCAGCGAGATCACCCATCCGGACGATCTGGAGCATGACCTGCGGCTCGCGCAGGAGGTTTTTGAAGGGATACGGCGGTCGTATCAGATTGAAAAACGGTATCTCACCAAGAGCGGCGGCGTGGTCTGGGGCCATCTGACTGTCGCCGTGCTGCGCGAGGGGAACGGGAAACCCGGGTACGCGTTGGGCATGATCAAGAATATCTCAGAGCGCAAACGAGCCGAGGCGATCAGGACCCGGCTGCTCAACAAGATCATGGTCGTCCAGGAGGAGGAACGCCGGCACGTTGCCCGGGAGCTGCATGACGGGATCGGCCAGATTCTGACGGGTCTGGCGGTGGGACTGCGCTCGCTCGAAGACGGGACCCGGCCGGAGCTGCTGGTGCCTCAGGCCCGCAGACTCCGGCAGGTGGCCACAGACGCCGTGGAGGAAGTACGCCGCATCGCCAGGGGGCTCAGGCCCAGCGTGCTCGACGATCTGGGCTTGGAAGAGGCTTTGCGGCAATATGTCTGGGACTATATCCGGTCTTACGGGATCGAAGCCGACGTCCAGTTCATGGGAGAGAAGCACAGCCGGTTGCCGAACGTGGTGGAGACGGCGTTGTACCGGATTATTCAGGAAGCGATGACCAACGCCGCCAAGCATGCAGCCGCCAGACATGTCAGCGTCGTGCTGCATCGGGGCGATTCGGTCGTGACTACGATCATCGAGGATGACGGATGTGGGTTTGAGGGGGAAGGAACTGTTTCCGGCGGTCCTTCCGGGCTCGGCATTCCGGGCATGCGTGAACGGGCGAGCCTGCTGAATGGAACGGTGGAGATCGAATCGTCTCCCGGGAAAGGGACCACTATCTATGTGTGGATACCGGTAAAGGAGGGCGCTCCATGA
- the folB gene encoding dihydroneopterin aldolase — translation MPARIVIERLEFQASCGVTDQERRIPQPIAVDVELEGRPDKAGEAAITDDLRRTIDYAQVAERLVQVGTGAPCHLLETMAERMLATLFAEFPVEAAYLWVRKVHPPVKSVQGSVGVQLKRTRQAHMNQRQDPLPARFLIEQLHRLPRGRALDVASGAGRNAMYLAANGFQVDCIDRDEQALIALNTMAQERHLATLSTKTIDLETDPVHIPDLGTEQYDVVLVFFYLYRPLFPRLIQALKPGGMLVYETFTVANHLKHQHPRRREFCLEPNELIRLIHPLHILCYDEGEHAGSDGAAPLWTAQLLAQKV, via the coding sequence ATGCCGGCACGGATTGTCATCGAACGGCTGGAGTTCCAAGCTTCTTGCGGCGTCACCGACCAGGAGCGCCGCATTCCGCAACCCATCGCGGTGGATGTGGAATTGGAGGGCCGACCCGACAAGGCCGGCGAGGCCGCAATTACCGACGACCTGCGCCGCACGATCGACTATGCCCAGGTGGCGGAGCGGCTGGTCCAGGTCGGCACCGGCGCTCCGTGCCACCTCCTTGAGACCATGGCCGAGCGCATGCTCGCGACCCTGTTTGCGGAGTTTCCGGTCGAGGCGGCGTACCTGTGGGTGCGCAAGGTCCATCCGCCGGTCAAGTCCGTGCAGGGTTCGGTCGGTGTTCAGCTCAAACGAACGAGGCAGGCCCATATGAATCAGCGACAAGATCCGCTTCCGGCACGGTTCCTGATCGAACAACTCCACCGCCTTCCGCGCGGCCGCGCGCTCGATGTGGCGAGCGGCGCGGGGCGGAATGCCATGTACCTGGCGGCCAACGGATTCCAGGTCGACTGTATCGATCGGGACGAGCAGGCGCTGATCGCGCTCAATACGATGGCGCAGGAGCGGCATCTGGCGACGCTGTCAACCAAGACTATCGATCTGGAAACCGACCCGGTCCATATTCCGGACCTGGGGACCGAGCAATATGATGTCGTGTTGGTGTTCTTCTATCTGTATCGCCCGCTGTTTCCGCGCCTGATTCAGGCGCTCAAACCGGGCGGGATGCTCGTCTACGAGACGTTCACGGTCGCGAACCATCTCAAGCACCAGCATCCGCGGCGCCGGGAATTTTGTCTCGAACCGAACGAGTTGATCCGCCTCATCCACCCCCTGCATATCCTGTGTTACGATGAAGGCGAGCACGCGGGCAGCGACGGCGCCGCCCCCCTCTGGACGGCGCAGCTTCTCGCACAAAAGGTCTGA